From the genome of Geothrix sp. 21YS21S-4, one region includes:
- a CDS encoding PaaI family thioesterase has product MPRPQIPETLAPDLLERLCARFHPWPLISGWGLSIESVAPGEAVMALAPTKAVINGSRGNVNGGVLATIADMASALALSTAFDGAMPFATSDLHIRYLEPARGEVRATAQVVRISGRSGILECRLVCGGHLVALSTANFAIKPGLGG; this is encoded by the coding sequence ATGCCCCGACCGCAGATTCCCGAGACCCTGGCTCCGGATCTCCTGGAGCGTCTGTGCGCGCGGTTCCATCCCTGGCCGCTGATCAGCGGATGGGGCCTGAGCATCGAGTCCGTGGCCCCGGGCGAGGCCGTCATGGCGCTGGCGCCCACGAAGGCGGTGATCAACGGCAGCCGGGGGAACGTGAACGGCGGCGTCCTTGCCACCATCGCCGACATGGCCAGCGCGCTGGCCCTGAGCACGGCCTTCGACGGGGCGATGCCCTTCGCCACCTCGGACCTGCACATCCGCTACCTGGAGCCCGCCCGGGGCGAGGTGCGGGCGACGGCGCAGGTGGTGCGGATCTCCGGGCGGAGCGGGATCCTCGAATGCCGCCTGGTGTGCGGAGGCCACCTGGTGGCCCTCAGCACGGCGAACTTCGCCATCAAGCCCGGCCTCGGCGGATGA
- a CDS encoding TrkA family potassium uptake protein translates to MKFATPFPSGRGDQHGAPVQRLRHALALLAAVIVCGGLGYHWLSGLDALDSLYMAITTLFTVGFRELGHVNAHTKIFTIFYLVVGLGVATYAISNLTALLLEGDLRGYLLERRMQKRLDGLSDHVIVCGFGKMGFQAAWELKKAGIPFVIVEQDETKGRSPRFAGELILYGNAMDELMLERAGIRRARGLITALTTDADNVLVTLTVKQMRADLPVVARSAKLGTERQLKAAGANHIVSPYEIGGRRMVGLLLKPEMMNFFDIVLQQEQLELALERIAISPTSVLVGQTLREARLRHATGALLVGLVHPGAELRFNPSGNERFQAGDELLVMGPEEALETLTELALG, encoded by the coding sequence ATGAAGTTCGCGACCCCCTTTCCCTCCGGGCGCGGCGATCAGCACGGCGCGCCGGTGCAGCGCCTGCGCCACGCGCTGGCCCTGCTGGCGGCGGTGATCGTGTGCGGCGGGCTGGGCTACCACTGGCTGTCCGGGCTCGACGCCCTCGACAGCCTCTACATGGCCATCACCACCCTGTTCACGGTGGGCTTCCGCGAGCTGGGCCACGTCAACGCCCACACCAAGATCTTCACCATCTTCTACCTCGTCGTGGGGTTGGGCGTGGCGACCTACGCCATCTCGAACCTCACGGCCCTGCTCCTGGAAGGCGACCTCCGGGGCTACCTCTTGGAGCGCCGCATGCAGAAGCGCCTGGATGGACTCTCCGACCACGTGATCGTGTGCGGCTTCGGAAAGATGGGCTTCCAGGCCGCCTGGGAGCTCAAGAAAGCGGGCATCCCCTTCGTGATCGTCGAACAGGACGAGACCAAGGGCCGCAGCCCCCGCTTCGCCGGCGAGCTGATCCTCTACGGCAACGCCATGGACGAGCTGATGCTGGAGCGCGCGGGGATCCGGCGGGCCCGGGGCCTGATCACCGCCCTCACCACGGACGCCGACAACGTCCTGGTGACGCTCACCGTGAAGCAGATGCGCGCCGACCTGCCGGTGGTGGCCCGCAGCGCCAAGCTGGGCACCGAACGCCAGTTGAAGGCGGCGGGCGCCAACCACATCGTCAGCCCCTACGAGATCGGCGGGCGCCGGATGGTGGGCCTCCTGCTCAAGCCCGAGATGATGAACTTTTTCGACATCGTCCTCCAGCAGGAGCAGCTGGAGCTGGCGCTGGAGCGGATCGCCATCTCCCCCACGTCCGTGCTGGTGGGCCAGACGCTCCGCGAGGCCCGCCTGCGCCACGCCACGGGGGCCCTCCTCGTGGGGCTGGTCCATCCCGGCGCCGAGCTCCGCTTCAATCCGTCGGGCAACGAGCGGTTCCAGGCCGGCGACGAGCTGCTGGTGATGGGCCCGGAAGAGGCGCTGGAGACCCTCACGGAGCTGGCCCTGGGGTGA
- a CDS encoding arsinothricin resistance N-acetyltransferase ArsN1 family B codes for MIRPAVPADAPAIADIYDPYVRATTITFEEDPVTAEEMAARIVRVSEGYPWLVLEEEGRILGYAYSSLWRTRAAYRYATETAIYLAEGQRGRGLGETLYRALIDELRQRGFHSALGCLALPNDPSVRLHERLGFRKAGHMREAGRKFDRWVDVGFWELLL; via the coding sequence ATGATCCGCCCCGCGGTCCCCGCCGACGCGCCGGCCATCGCCGACATCTACGACCCCTACGTCCGCGCCACCACCATCACCTTCGAGGAGGATCCGGTGACGGCGGAGGAGATGGCCGCGCGGATCGTCCGCGTGTCCGAAGGCTATCCTTGGCTCGTGCTGGAAGAAGAGGGTCGGATTCTCGGCTACGCCTACAGTTCCCTGTGGCGGACGCGGGCGGCCTACCGCTACGCGACCGAAACCGCCATCTACCTGGCCGAGGGCCAGCGGGGAAGAGGCCTCGGCGAGACGCTGTACCGCGCGCTCATCGACGAGCTGCGACAGCGCGGGTTCCATTCCGCGCTGGGATGCCTGGCGCTTCCCAACGACCCCAGCGTCCGCCTCCACGAGCGCCTCGGCTTCCGCAAAGCCGGCCACATGCGCGAAGCAGGCCGCAAGTTCGACCGCTGGGTGGATGTGGGGTTTTGGGAATTGCTTCTGTAG
- a CDS encoding Fe-Mn family superoxide dismutase, giving the protein MVDYGIARAKYLDAFAENIKWSEVSKRFGK; this is encoded by the coding sequence ATGGTCGATTACGGCATCGCCCGCGCGAAGTACCTCGATGCCTTCGCCGAGAACATCAAGTGGAGCGAAGTCTCCAAACGCTTCGGCAAGTAA
- a CDS encoding Fe-Mn family superoxide dismutase, giving the protein MVDYGIARAKYLDAFAENIKWSEVSKRFGK; this is encoded by the coding sequence ATGGTCGATTACGGCATCGCCCGCGCCAAGTACCTCGACGCCTTCGCCGAGAACATCAAATGGAGCGAAGTCTCCAAGCGCTTCGGCAAGTAG
- a CDS encoding Fe-Mn family superoxide dismutase: MPYTAKNYDHLKGGALKGLSDSQLEQHFTLYKGYITKLNEIEEKLGAIDNSKANYSFNEYSELKRREAVAFNGSFLHEFYFENLGADEDISAGLKVALDQAGGKDKVVADLKAAAMCGPGWAMLTRNRKDGKLHTYFFAEHHLGIPIEQDLLLILDSWEHAFMVDYGIARAKYLDAFAENIKWSEVSKRFGK; this comes from the coding sequence ATGCCCTATACCGCCAAAAACTACGATCACCTGAAGGGCGGCGCCCTGAAGGGACTCAGCGACTCCCAGCTCGAACAGCACTTCACCCTCTACAAGGGCTACATCACGAAGCTGAATGAAATCGAGGAGAAGCTGGGCGCCATCGACAACAGCAAAGCGAACTATTCCTTCAACGAGTACAGCGAACTGAAGCGCCGCGAAGCGGTGGCCTTCAACGGCTCCTTCCTGCACGAGTTCTACTTCGAGAACCTGGGCGCGGACGAGGACATCAGCGCCGGGCTGAAGGTCGCGCTGGACCAGGCCGGCGGCAAGGACAAGGTCGTCGCGGACCTCAAGGCCGCCGCCATGTGCGGGCCCGGCTGGGCCATGCTGACCCGCAACCGCAAGGACGGGAAGCTGCACACCTACTTCTTCGCCGAGCACCACCTGGGCATCCCCATCGAACAGGACCTGCTGTTGATCCTGGACTCGTGGGAGCACGCGTTCATGGTGGATTACGGCATCGCCCGGGCCAAGTACCTCGACGCCTTCGCCGAGAACATCAAGTGGAGCGAAGTCTCCAAGCGCTTCGGCAAGTAA
- a CDS encoding catalase, with the protein MHSSDSKPLTSNFGAPVPDNQHSLTAGERGPVLLQDHHLIEKLAHFDRERIPERVVHAKGAGAFGYFEVTHDLSRYTKAHFLGQVGQKTKVLARFSTVGGERGSADAERDPRGFALKFYTDEGNYDLVGNNTPVFFIRDAFKFPDMVHTHKRNPQTNLKDANAFWDFNGLSPETTHQLTVLFSDRGIPASYRHMHGFGSHTFKWVNAEGKAVWVKYHFRTEAGIQNLTAEEAARTAAQDPDHATRDLFDHIAQGLEAAWEVSVQIMPLEDAETYRYDPFDITKVWLFKDYPRIPLGRLVLNQNPANYFAEIEQAAFSPSSFVPGIEASPDKLLQGRLFSYPDTQRHRLGPNYAQIPVNCPYATTAQNHQRDGAMVVNTNGGAAPNYFPNSLGDLHEAPRHAEAAAPVEGAFTRSEYPQANRAGDFEQAGLLYRLMKDDERERLVSNIANHMRPANRMVQLRAIHNFYRADKDYGLGIARHLGLPQAEVEAVAAMLAARV; encoded by the coding sequence ATGCATTCTTCCGACTCCAAACCCCTCACCTCCAACTTCGGCGCTCCGGTGCCGGACAATCAGCACAGCCTGACGGCCGGCGAGCGCGGCCCGGTGCTGCTGCAGGACCATCACCTCATCGAGAAGCTGGCCCACTTCGACCGGGAGCGCATTCCCGAGCGCGTGGTCCACGCCAAGGGCGCCGGCGCCTTCGGCTATTTCGAGGTGACCCACGACCTCAGCCGCTACACGAAGGCCCACTTCCTCGGCCAGGTGGGCCAGAAGACCAAGGTGCTGGCGCGGTTCTCCACCGTGGGCGGCGAGCGGGGCAGCGCCGACGCCGAGCGCGATCCCCGGGGCTTCGCCCTGAAGTTCTACACCGACGAGGGGAACTACGATCTGGTGGGGAACAACACGCCCGTCTTCTTCATCCGCGACGCGTTCAAGTTCCCGGACATGGTCCACACCCACAAGCGGAATCCGCAGACGAACCTGAAGGACGCCAACGCCTTCTGGGACTTCAACGGGCTCTCCCCCGAGACCACGCACCAGCTCACCGTCCTCTTCTCCGACCGCGGCATTCCCGCCAGCTATCGGCACATGCACGGGTTCGGCAGCCACACCTTCAAGTGGGTGAACGCCGAGGGCAAGGCCGTGTGGGTGAAGTACCACTTCCGCACCGAGGCGGGCATCCAGAACCTCACCGCCGAGGAAGCCGCCCGCACCGCGGCCCAGGATCCCGACCACGCCACGCGGGACCTCTTCGACCACATCGCCCAGGGCCTCGAAGCGGCCTGGGAAGTCTCGGTCCAGATCATGCCCCTGGAGGACGCGGAGACCTACCGCTACGATCCCTTCGACATCACGAAGGTCTGGCTGTTCAAGGACTATCCGCGGATCCCGCTGGGCCGCCTCGTCCTGAACCAGAATCCCGCGAACTACTTCGCCGAGATCGAGCAGGCGGCCTTCAGCCCCTCCAGCTTCGTCCCCGGAATCGAGGCCTCGCCCGACAAGCTCCTGCAGGGCCGGCTCTTCTCCTATCCCGATACCCAGCGCCACCGCCTGGGCCCCAACTACGCGCAGATCCCCGTGAACTGCCCCTACGCCACCACCGCCCAGAACCACCAGCGCGACGGCGCGATGGTGGTGAACACCAACGGGGGCGCCGCTCCGAACTACTTCCCCAACAGCCTGGGGGATCTGCACGAAGCGCCCCGGCACGCGGAGGCCGCCGCGCCGGTCGAAGGCGCCTTCACGCGCAGCGAGTACCCCCAGGCGAACCGCGCCGGCGACTTCGAGCAGGCCGGTCTCCTCTATCGCCTGATGAAGGACGACGAGCGGGAGCGCCTCGTCTCGAACATCGCCAACCACATGCGGCCCGCCAACCGGATGGTCCAGCTCCGCGCCATCCACAATTTCTACCGCGCGGACAAGGACTACGGCCTCGGCATCGCCAGGCATCTGGGCCTCCCCCAGGCGGAAGTCGAAGCCGTGGCCGCGATGCTCGCGGCCCGCGTGTAG
- a CDS encoding Dps family protein produces the protein MNRSVIDHLNAELATAFVLALNAKRYHWTVLGPHFRDYHLRFEELYTAADGTVDELAERIRIMGGTPIHAPSQIEALTKAQVSNPASRLDHKGMLEEALANEEAVVAFLGEGIELADDAGDPGTADLLTRFIQIHQKEAWFLREMLG, from the coding sequence ATGAACCGTTCCGTCATCGACCACCTGAACGCCGAACTGGCCACCGCCTTCGTCCTGGCCCTCAACGCCAAGCGGTACCACTGGACCGTGCTCGGTCCCCATTTCCGCGACTACCACCTGCGCTTCGAAGAGCTCTACACCGCCGCCGACGGCACCGTGGACGAGCTGGCCGAGCGCATCCGCATCATGGGCGGAACCCCCATCCACGCCCCCTCCCAGATCGAAGCCCTCACCAAGGCCCAGGTCTCCAATCCCGCTTCGCGCTTGGACCACAAGGGAATGCTGGAAGAGGCCCTGGCCAACGAAGAAGCCGTCGTCGCCTTCCTGGGCGAAGGCATTGAACTGGCGGACGACGCCGGAGATCCGGGCACCGCCGACCTGCTCACCCGCTTCATCCAGATCCACCAGAAGGAAGCCTGGTTCCTGCGGGAGATGCTGGGCTAA
- a CDS encoding DUF3501 family protein encodes MINLAFDPAAERARFEARQAFLGRQAALRLDLAEGVTFQPETAESVQDQVVETLWAEGMTLDSAPAEDVAEARASFAVLAPRRESAGCSVAATLMLGFPDAIRNRRLAALHTFPDQLFLELADGTLAAPAVDRGTAGPEDRLPSVLALRYLIPDGGTPVALVSNHAEAPGRWPAPAAWSHWLS; translated from the coding sequence GTGATCAACCTGGCCTTCGATCCCGCCGCCGAGCGCGCGCGCTTCGAGGCACGGCAGGCATTTCTGGGCCGCCAGGCCGCGCTGCGCCTGGATCTGGCCGAGGGCGTGACCTTCCAGCCGGAGACGGCGGAGAGCGTGCAGGACCAGGTGGTGGAAACCCTGTGGGCCGAGGGCATGACCCTCGACTCGGCTCCCGCCGAAGATGTGGCGGAGGCCCGCGCCTCCTTCGCCGTGCTCGCGCCCCGGCGCGAGAGCGCCGGATGCAGTGTGGCCGCCACGCTGATGCTCGGTTTCCCCGATGCCATCCGCAACCGCCGGCTGGCGGCCCTCCACACCTTCCCCGACCAGCTGTTCCTGGAACTCGCCGACGGCACGCTCGCCGCGCCCGCCGTGGACCGGGGCACGGCCGGACCCGAGGATCGGCTTCCGTCGGTCCTGGCGCTCCGCTACCTGATCCCGGACGGGGGCACCCCCGTCGCCCTCGTCTCCAACCACGCCGAAGCTCCCGGCCGCTGGCCCGCGCCCGCCGCCTGGAGCCACTGGCTTTCCTGA
- a CDS encoding rubrerythrin family protein gives MSFPDSKTHQNLKAAFAGESQANRRYTWMAQVAEKEGLPEVSDLFKHSADGETGHALKHLMFLAEKAGDPATGMPLGDSLTNLKSAVAGETYEYTDMYPEFARVAQEEGYPEIAAWFQTLAKVERFHAGRFQEALTKLEAMVAK, from the coding sequence ATGTCCTTCCCTGATTCCAAGACCCACCAGAATCTCAAGGCTGCGTTCGCAGGCGAGAGCCAAGCGAATCGCCGCTACACCTGGATGGCCCAGGTCGCGGAAAAGGAAGGCCTGCCGGAAGTCTCCGACCTCTTCAAGCACAGCGCCGACGGCGAGACGGGCCACGCCCTGAAGCACCTGATGTTCCTGGCGGAGAAGGCCGGGGATCCCGCCACGGGCATGCCGCTCGGGGACAGCCTCACCAACCTGAAGTCCGCGGTGGCCGGCGAGACCTACGAGTACACGGACATGTATCCCGAGTTCGCCCGCGTGGCGCAGGAAGAGGGCTATCCCGAGATCGCCGCGTGGTTCCAGACGCTGGCCAAGGTCGAGCGCTTCCACGCCGGCCGCTTCCAGGAGGCCCTCACCAAGCTCGAAGCGATGGTGGCCAAGTGA
- a CDS encoding YaiI/YqxD family protein, whose product MDEREAGTGAPTEAPAIRIFVDADACPVKEEIFRVALRCELKVFVVSNALLRIPRNPLFEAVAVARGQFDGADDWIVERIGATDIAVTADIPLAARCLEKGARALDPKGRVYTPESIGDALAGRELMTHLRAMGEMGTGPAPFTARDRSTFLQRLDDLIQALRRRKNPSGAQRLS is encoded by the coding sequence ATGGATGAGAGAGAAGCTGGAACCGGAGCGCCGACGGAAGCCCCGGCCATCCGGATCTTCGTGGACGCGGACGCCTGCCCCGTGAAAGAGGAGATCTTCCGCGTGGCCCTGCGCTGCGAGTTGAAGGTATTCGTCGTGTCGAATGCGCTGCTGCGGATCCCGCGGAATCCCCTGTTCGAGGCGGTGGCCGTGGCGAGGGGCCAGTTCGACGGCGCGGACGACTGGATCGTGGAGCGGATCGGGGCCACGGACATCGCGGTGACGGCGGACATCCCCCTGGCGGCGCGCTGTCTGGAAAAGGGCGCCCGGGCGCTGGATCCCAAGGGCCGCGTATACACCCCGGAATCCATCGGGGATGCCCTGGCAGGCCGCGAACTGATGACCCACCTGAGGGCCATGGGCGAGATGGGAACGGGGCCCGCACCCTTCACCGCCCGGGACCGGTCCACCTTCCTCCAGCGGCTGGACGACCTCATCCAGGCCCTCCGGCGGAGGAAGAACCCGAGTGGAGCGCAGAGATTGTCCTAG
- a CDS encoding DoxX family protein translates to MRALARFAEPAYALLRMMSGLLFAFHGAQKVFGFLADFRPPAGSQLWIGGVIELAGGLALLVGFRTREAAFLCSGTMAIAYAQFHWKFAWGARFWPALNQGELAVVYCFLFLFIACRGAGRWSLDKAE, encoded by the coding sequence ATGAGAGCCCTCGCCCGATTCGCCGAGCCCGCCTACGCCCTGCTCCGGATGATGTCGGGCCTGCTGTTCGCGTTCCACGGCGCGCAGAAGGTCTTCGGGTTCCTGGCGGATTTCCGGCCGCCGGCAGGATCCCAACTGTGGATCGGCGGGGTCATCGAACTGGCGGGCGGCCTGGCCCTCCTCGTGGGGTTCCGCACACGGGAGGCGGCCTTCCTGTGCAGCGGCACGATGGCGATCGCCTATGCCCAGTTCCACTGGAAGTTCGCGTGGGGCGCGCGGTTCTGGCCCGCGTTGAACCAGGGGGAACTGGCCGTGGTCTACTGCTTTCTCTTCCTGTTCATCGCCTGCCGGGGCGCGGGGCGGTGGAGCCTGGACAAGGCGGAATGA
- the folE gene encoding GTP cyclohydrolase I, with protein sequence MSESPISPFDRSATEAAVRALLRGLGQDPEAPELRETPARVADFWGERLAGYGVDLAAELRPLPGALAPVPVILERIPFVSTCEHHLAPFEGHATIGYLPGEGGTVGLSKLVRVVQAYAWRLQVQERMAQQIADALATYLRPAAWGVQLVAVHTCMGHRGVKTPGVPVRTSLFGGEWEANPPAAFKN encoded by the coding sequence ATGTCCGAATCCCCCATCTCGCCCTTCGACCGCTCCGCCACCGAAGCCGCCGTCCGGGCGCTGCTTCGGGGACTGGGTCAGGATCCGGAAGCGCCGGAATTGCGCGAGACCCCGGCCCGCGTGGCCGATTTCTGGGGCGAACGCCTGGCAGGCTACGGCGTGGACCTTGCCGCCGAGCTGCGCCCGCTGCCCGGTGCCCTGGCCCCCGTTCCCGTCATCCTTGAGCGCATTCCCTTCGTCAGCACCTGCGAGCACCATCTGGCTCCCTTCGAAGGCCACGCCACCATCGGCTACCTTCCCGGCGAGGGCGGCACCGTGGGCCTTTCCAAGCTTGTGCGCGTGGTGCAGGCCTACGCCTGGCGCCTCCAGGTCCAGGAGCGGATGGCCCAGCAGATCGCCGACGCTCTGGCCACCTACCTCCGCCCCGCCGCCTGGGGCGTTCAGCTCGTCGCCGTCCATACCTGCATGGGCCACCGGGGCGTCAAGACGCCCGGCGTACCCGTGCGGACGAGCCTGTTCGGCGGCGAGTGGGAAGCGAATCCCCCGGCGGCGTTCAAGAACTGA
- the purM gene encoding phosphoribosylformylglycinamidine cyclo-ligase, translating to MSQKVSYASSGVDINRQDEALKRIKPLVKATKTPGVRSDIGLFGGLFDARFSEAKPILVSSMDGVGTKMKVARRAGIWDTVGQDLVNHCINDILVQGARPLFFLDYIAAQRLEPEIIEQIVKGMATASQAAGSALIGGELAEMPGVYAEGEVDVAGTIVGVVDEADLLPCLEAMGEGDVLIGLPSSGLHTNGYSLARAVCFEVEKLDVNDTLPGTSQTVAQALLAIHRSYLAPVMPLVKAHKLVAMAHITGGGLTDNLPRVLPKHLDAEIDAASWEIPALFRFLMDKGGLGIEDARQALNLGVGMVLVAKADLAGDVLAHLHADGEAAWELGRLVKGAGVVSYR from the coding sequence ATGAGCCAGAAGGTCAGTTACGCGTCCAGCGGGGTGGACATCAACCGCCAGGACGAGGCTCTGAAGCGGATCAAGCCCCTCGTGAAGGCCACGAAGACCCCCGGCGTCCGTAGCGACATCGGCCTGTTCGGCGGGCTGTTCGACGCCCGGTTTTCGGAAGCCAAACCCATTCTCGTCAGCAGCATGGACGGCGTCGGCACCAAGATGAAAGTGGCCCGCCGGGCCGGCATCTGGGACACCGTGGGCCAGGATCTGGTCAACCACTGCATCAACGACATCCTGGTGCAGGGCGCCCGGCCCCTCTTCTTCCTGGACTACATCGCGGCCCAGCGGCTGGAGCCCGAAATCATCGAGCAGATCGTCAAGGGCATGGCCACCGCTTCCCAGGCGGCGGGATCGGCGCTGATCGGCGGGGAACTGGCTGAAATGCCCGGCGTTTACGCCGAGGGTGAGGTGGACGTCGCGGGCACCATCGTCGGCGTGGTCGACGAAGCCGATCTCCTGCCGTGCCTCGAGGCCATGGGCGAAGGCGACGTCCTGATCGGGCTGCCCAGTTCCGGGCTGCACACCAACGGCTACTCCCTGGCCCGGGCGGTCTGCTTCGAGGTGGAGAAGCTCGACGTGAACGACACTCTGCCCGGCACCAGCCAGACCGTGGCCCAGGCTCTGCTGGCGATCCACCGCAGCTACCTGGCCCCCGTCATGCCCCTGGTGAAGGCCCACAAGCTGGTGGCCATGGCCCACATCACCGGTGGCGGCTTGACGGACAACCTGCCCCGGGTCCTGCCGAAGCACCTGGACGCCGAGATTGACGCCGCCAGCTGGGAGATCCCGGCCCTGTTCCGCTTCCTGATGGACAAGGGCGGGCTGGGAATCGAGGACGCCCGGCAGGCGCTGAACCTGGGCGTGGGCATGGTCCTGGTCGCGAAAGCCGACCTCGCCGGCGACGTTCTGGCCCACCTCCACGCGGACGGAGAGGCCGCCTGGGAACTGGGGCGGCTGGTGAAGGGCGCGGGGGTTGTCAGCTACCGCTAG
- a CDS encoding acyltransferase, with protein sequence MSATASAASGRHGLLDPLRGVLALCVAVYHLSVWFDLWRSGSGLNMAAARLGNYGVSAFFVLSGFVLFRTAPLDRIRREGLGRFWLRRFLRLAPLFYVGVAVNVLFHLGMGPDPTGRFLLENVTLAFGAIHPNHALVTGGWYVGLVALLYAVYPLLAWLREKAGLPFLVVLAVGLWAWSLPSTLHDVMAQAPWNRFHAYVLAPNQVFLLAWGGLLAHLHAGTAKRLDPRWTLLLALPLMWILVRPTPLFFDHLAALTGWIRYRYLLVATGLVALAAFTRVGTLPWPGRVLARLGAWSYGLYLIHPFTMKVVARHASGWAGFSLSLGLAILLAAAAHRWIEAPVDRLGRGKA encoded by the coding sequence TTGTCAGCTACCGCTAGCGCCGCTTCCGGCCGCCACGGCCTCCTGGATCCCCTCCGGGGCGTCCTGGCTCTCTGCGTGGCCGTGTACCACCTCAGCGTGTGGTTCGACCTGTGGCGCTCCGGCTCCGGGCTGAACATGGCGGCGGCGCGGCTGGGGAACTACGGCGTCTCGGCGTTCTTCGTCCTGAGCGGATTCGTCCTGTTCCGGACGGCGCCCCTGGATCGGATCCGCCGGGAGGGCCTGGGCCGTTTCTGGCTGCGCCGCTTCCTGCGGCTGGCGCCCCTCTTCTACGTGGGCGTGGCCGTGAACGTGCTGTTCCATCTGGGCATGGGCCCCGATCCCACCGGCCGCTTCCTGCTGGAAAACGTCACCCTCGCCTTCGGGGCCATCCATCCCAACCATGCGCTGGTGACGGGAGGCTGGTACGTGGGGCTGGTGGCCCTCCTGTACGCGGTATACCCGCTGCTGGCATGGCTGCGGGAAAAGGCCGGACTGCCCTTCCTGGTGGTCCTGGCCGTGGGCCTGTGGGCCTGGAGCCTGCCGTCGACGCTCCACGACGTCATGGCCCAGGCCCCCTGGAACCGCTTCCACGCCTACGTCCTGGCGCCCAACCAGGTGTTCCTGCTGGCGTGGGGGGGCCTCCTGGCGCACCTCCACGCGGGGACGGCCAAGCGGCTGGATCCGCGCTGGACTCTGCTCCTGGCGCTTCCCCTCATGTGGATTCTCGTCCGTCCCACGCCCCTGTTCTTCGACCACCTGGCGGCGCTCACGGGATGGATCCGCTACCGCTACCTCCTGGTGGCGACGGGGCTCGTCGCCCTCGCGGCGTTCACCCGGGTGGGGACCCTGCCGTGGCCCGGCCGGGTTCTGGCCCGGCTGGGGGCGTGGAGCTACGGGCTGTACCTCATTCACCCCTTCACCATGAAGGTGGTGGCGCGGCACGCCAGCGGCTGGGCCGGGTTCTCCCTTTCCCTGGGACTGGCGATCCTCCTCGCCGCGGCCGCGCACCGGTGGATTGAAGCGCCGGTGGACCGCCTGGGCCGCGGGAAGGCCTGA